From Scophthalmus maximus strain ysfricsl-2021 chromosome 14, ASM2237912v1, whole genome shotgun sequence, one genomic window encodes:
- the pou2f1b gene encoding POU domain, class 2, transcription factor 1b isoform X10: MLEHTGGARVDAKVNNQSETTKCAMESGDGNTGIQTNGLDFQRQTVPAITNAHAQALLQQSKSEDSSALPTSVQQSVLPQTQLMLAGGQIAGLTLTPVHQQLLFQQAQAQLLAAAVQQSASQQNSTTGASISASAATPITQLSLSQPIHITQLQQQNLPQFVLLQPGHPITTPHQFIISQQPQAQPAFHSVGILQALLNQLPPNQANLQATQPNITLATQPATPPAATPIQPLHNQTPPKRLDTPTLEEPSDLEELEQFAKTFKQRRIKLGFTQGDVGLAMGKLYGNDFSQTTISRFEALNLSFKNMCKLKPLLEKWLNDAVCAENLTSDQALSSPSALGSPGMGLEGHGNNRRRKKRTSIETNIRVALEKSFLEQNQKPTSEEITMIADQLNMEKEVIRVWFCNRRQKEKRINPPSSGGCSTPIKTIFTPSSPLVANTASLVNSSTINTPTTLTVNSVMPLTSTGVSNLSFTGTTAGATNTASVISTSPMITTATSSPSLSPSPTTIQSTTTESKAGAQAQAILSQAATSIATTLGSGQVMVVSPGVAAALQGAQLPAGASFAAMAAAAGLNPGLMASSQFPPGLTPGGLGSALSPAFLSNSTLATIQALASNGTIPISSLDGSNLLFANTSGGNAPNMVTFLNPQNLSLLNNPVSLVSTGAGLQVDAHHQSVQASTIPTASKAQ; this comes from the exons ATGCTGGAACACACAGGTGGAGCGAGGGTGG ATGCTAAAGTGAATAATCAGTCAGAAACTACTAAATGTGCAATGGAAAGTGGTGACGGGAACACCG GAATCCAAACCAATGGACTGGACTTTCAGAGGCAGACGGTGCCTGCAATCACAAATGCACACGCACAAGCCCTCCTCCAACAG TCTAAGTCGGAAGATTCGAGTGCTCTCCCGACCTCCGTCCAGCAGAGCGTATTGCCTCAAACACAGCTAATGTTGGCTGGGGGACAGATTGCTGGA TTGACTCTGACCCCGGTGCACCAGCAGCTGTTGTTCCAGCAGGCCCAAGCTCAGCTCCTGGCTGCGGCCGTGCagcagtcagccagccagcagAACAGCACCACTGGGGCGAGCATCTCGGCCTCCGCAGCCACACCCATCACCCAGCTGTCCCTGTCGCAGCCCATCCACATCACCCAA CTACAGCAGCAGAATCTGCCTCAGTTTGTTCTGCTCCAGCCTGGCCACCCGATCACCACACCCCATCAGTTCATCATCTCACAGCAACCACAGGCCCAACCAG CCTTTCACTCTGTGGGCATATTGCAAGCCCTTCTAAATCAACTACCTCCAAACCAAGCTAACCTCCAGGCGACTCAACCAAACATCACCCTTGCAACTCAG CCTGCAACTCCACCAGCAGCCACACCCATTCAGCCCCTCCACAATCAGACACCACCCAAACGGTTGGATACGCCTACTCTGGAGGAGCCGAGTgatctggaggagctggagcagttCGCCAAGACCTTCAAACAGAGACGTATTAAACTAGGCTTCACACAG ggTGATGTTGGCCTGGCCATGGGGAAGCTGTACGGAAATGACTTCAGCCAAACTACCATCTCTCGCTTTGAGGCCTTGAACCTGAGCTTTAAGAACATGTGCAAACTCAAGCCATTGCTGGAGAAGTGGCTCAATGACGCAG TTTGTGCAGAGAACCTGACATCTGACCAGGCCCTGTCCAGCCCCAGTGCGCTGGGGTCCCCAGGCATGGGCTTAGAGGGGCACGGGAATAACCGCAGACGGAAGAAGAGGACCAGTATTGAGACCAACATTCGAGTGGCCTTAGAAAAGAGCTTTCTGGAG CAGAACCAAAAACCTACCTCTGAAGAGATCACCATGATCGCCGACCAGCTCAACATGGAGAAGGAGGTGATCCGGGTCTGGTTCTGCAATCGCCggcaaaaagagaagaggatcaACCCCCCCAGCAGCGGAGGATGCAGCACCCCCATCAAAACCATATTTACCCCCAGTAGCCCATTG GTGGCCAACACAGCAAGCCTTGTGAACAGTTCAACTATTAACACACCCACCACGCTGACTGTAAACTCAGTGATGCCTCTCACCAGCACCGGTGTCTCCAATTTGTCtttcacag GCACAACAGCTGGAGCCACAAACACGGCATCCGTCATCTCCACTTCACCTATGATCACCACAGCAACCAGCTCTCCGTCTTTAAGCCCGTCACCCACGACCATTCAGTCCACGACTACAGAGAGCAAGGCCGGCGCTCAGGCGCAGGCCATCTTGTCCCAGGCCGCGACATCCATAGCTACCACTTTAGGGAGTGGTCAGGTGATGGTGGTGTCCCCGGGGGTGGCCGCAGCGTTGCAGGGGGCCCAGTTACCGGCCGGTGCGAGCTTTGCTGCTATGGCCGCTGCTGCAGGGCTCAACCCAGGACTGATGGCCTCCTCCCAGTTCCCTCCAGG TCTGACTCCTGGCGGCCTTGGCAGTGCGCTGAGTCCTGCCTTCTTGAGCAACAGCACCCTGGCCACCATTCAAG CTCTGGCGTCGAACGGCACAATCCCCATCTCTTCTCTGGACGGCAGTAACCTGCTGTTCGCCAACACCTCCGGCGGCAACGCGCCCAACATGGTGACCTTCCTGAACCCCCAGAACCTGTCGCTGCTCAACAACCCCGTCAGCCTGGTGTCCACTGGGGCGGGGCTGCAGGTCGACGCTCACCACCAGTCCGTGCAGGCCTCGACCATTCCCACTGCCTCCAAGGCTCAGTGA
- the pou2f1b gene encoding POU domain, class 2, transcription factor 1b isoform X19, translating to MHTGAFERGIQTNGLDFQRQTVPAITNAHAQALLQQLTLTPVHQQLLFQQAQAQLLAAAVQQSASQQNSTTGASISASAATPITQLSLSQPIHITQLQQQNLPQFVLLQPGHPITTPHQFIISQQPQAQPAFHSVGILQALLNQLPPNQANLQATQPNITLATQPATPPAATPIQPLHNQTPPKRLDTPTLEEPSDLEELEQFAKTFKQRRIKLGFTQGDVGLAMGKLYGNDFSQTTISRFEALNLSFKNMCKLKPLLEKWLNDAVCAENLTSDQALSSPSALGSPGMGLEGHGNNRRRKKRTSIETNIRVALEKSFLEQNQKPTSEEITMIADQLNMEKEVIRVWFCNRRQKEKRINPPSSGGCSTPIKTIFTPSSPLVANTASLVNSSTINTPTTLTVNSVMPLTSTGVSNLSFTGTTAGATNTASVISTSPMITTATSSPSLSPSPTTIQSTTTESKAGAQAQAILSQAATSIATTLGSGQVMVVSPGVAAALQGAQLPAGASFAAMAAAAGLNPGLMASSQFPPGLTPGGLGSALSPAFLSNSTLATIQALASNGTIPISSLDGSNLLFANTSGGNAPNMVTFLNPQNLSLLNNPVSLVSTGAGLQVDAHHQSVQASTIPTASKAQ from the exons GAATCCAAACCAATGGACTGGACTTTCAGAGGCAGACGGTGCCTGCAATCACAAATGCACACGCACAAGCCCTCCTCCAACAG TTGACTCTGACCCCGGTGCACCAGCAGCTGTTGTTCCAGCAGGCCCAAGCTCAGCTCCTGGCTGCGGCCGTGCagcagtcagccagccagcagAACAGCACCACTGGGGCGAGCATCTCGGCCTCCGCAGCCACACCCATCACCCAGCTGTCCCTGTCGCAGCCCATCCACATCACCCAA CTACAGCAGCAGAATCTGCCTCAGTTTGTTCTGCTCCAGCCTGGCCACCCGATCACCACACCCCATCAGTTCATCATCTCACAGCAACCACAGGCCCAACCAG CCTTTCACTCTGTGGGCATATTGCAAGCCCTTCTAAATCAACTACCTCCAAACCAAGCTAACCTCCAGGCGACTCAACCAAACATCACCCTTGCAACTCAG CCTGCAACTCCACCAGCAGCCACACCCATTCAGCCCCTCCACAATCAGACACCACCCAAACGGTTGGATACGCCTACTCTGGAGGAGCCGAGTgatctggaggagctggagcagttCGCCAAGACCTTCAAACAGAGACGTATTAAACTAGGCTTCACACAG ggTGATGTTGGCCTGGCCATGGGGAAGCTGTACGGAAATGACTTCAGCCAAACTACCATCTCTCGCTTTGAGGCCTTGAACCTGAGCTTTAAGAACATGTGCAAACTCAAGCCATTGCTGGAGAAGTGGCTCAATGACGCAG TTTGTGCAGAGAACCTGACATCTGACCAGGCCCTGTCCAGCCCCAGTGCGCTGGGGTCCCCAGGCATGGGCTTAGAGGGGCACGGGAATAACCGCAGACGGAAGAAGAGGACCAGTATTGAGACCAACATTCGAGTGGCCTTAGAAAAGAGCTTTCTGGAG CAGAACCAAAAACCTACCTCTGAAGAGATCACCATGATCGCCGACCAGCTCAACATGGAGAAGGAGGTGATCCGGGTCTGGTTCTGCAATCGCCggcaaaaagagaagaggatcaACCCCCCCAGCAGCGGAGGATGCAGCACCCCCATCAAAACCATATTTACCCCCAGTAGCCCATTG GTGGCCAACACAGCAAGCCTTGTGAACAGTTCAACTATTAACACACCCACCACGCTGACTGTAAACTCAGTGATGCCTCTCACCAGCACCGGTGTCTCCAATTTGTCtttcacag GCACAACAGCTGGAGCCACAAACACGGCATCCGTCATCTCCACTTCACCTATGATCACCACAGCAACCAGCTCTCCGTCTTTAAGCCCGTCACCCACGACCATTCAGTCCACGACTACAGAGAGCAAGGCCGGCGCTCAGGCGCAGGCCATCTTGTCCCAGGCCGCGACATCCATAGCTACCACTTTAGGGAGTGGTCAGGTGATGGTGGTGTCCCCGGGGGTGGCCGCAGCGTTGCAGGGGGCCCAGTTACCGGCCGGTGCGAGCTTTGCTGCTATGGCCGCTGCTGCAGGGCTCAACCCAGGACTGATGGCCTCCTCCCAGTTCCCTCCAGG TCTGACTCCTGGCGGCCTTGGCAGTGCGCTGAGTCCTGCCTTCTTGAGCAACAGCACCCTGGCCACCATTCAAG CTCTGGCGTCGAACGGCACAATCCCCATCTCTTCTCTGGACGGCAGTAACCTGCTGTTCGCCAACACCTCCGGCGGCAACGCGCCCAACATGGTGACCTTCCTGAACCCCCAGAACCTGTCGCTGCTCAACAACCCCGTCAGCCTGGTGTCCACTGGGGCGGGGCTGCAGGTCGACGCTCACCACCAGTCCGTGCAGGCCTCGACCATTCCCACTGCCTCCAAGGCTCAGTGA
- the pou2f1b gene encoding POU domain, class 2, transcription factor 1b isoform X13: MADGGAASQDESSGPGIQTNGLDFQRQTVPAITNAHAQALLQQSKSEDSSALPTSVQQSVLPQTQLMLAGGQIAGLTLTPVHQQLLFQQAQAQLLAAAVQQSASQQNSTTGASISASAATPITQLSLSQPIHITQLQQQNLPQFVLLQPGHPITTPHQFIISQQPQAQPAFHSVGILQALLNQLPPNQANLQATQPNITLATQPATPPAATPIQPLHNQTPPKRLDTPTLEEPSDLEELEQFAKTFKQRRIKLGFTQGDVGLAMGKLYGNDFSQTTISRFEALNLSFKNMCKLKPLLEKWLNDAVCAENLTSDQALSSPSALGSPGMGLEGHGNNRRRKKRTSIETNIRVALEKSFLEQNQKPTSEEITMIADQLNMEKEVIRVWFCNRRQKEKRINPPSSGGCSTPIKTIFTPSSPLVANTASLVNSSTINTPTTLTVNSVMPLTSTGVSNLSFTGTTAGATNTASVISTSPMITTATSSPSLSPSPTTIQSTTTESKAGAQAQAILSQAATSIATTLGSGQVMVVSPGVAAALQGAQLPAGASFAAMAAAAGLNPGLMASSQFPPGLTPGGLGSALSPAFLSNSTLATIQALASNGTIPISSLDGSNLLFANTSGGNAPNMVTFLNPQNLSLLNNPVSLVSTGAGLQVDAHHQSVQASTIPTASKAQ; the protein is encoded by the exons GAATCCAAACCAATGGACTGGACTTTCAGAGGCAGACGGTGCCTGCAATCACAAATGCACACGCACAAGCCCTCCTCCAACAG TCTAAGTCGGAAGATTCGAGTGCTCTCCCGACCTCCGTCCAGCAGAGCGTATTGCCTCAAACACAGCTAATGTTGGCTGGGGGACAGATTGCTGGA TTGACTCTGACCCCGGTGCACCAGCAGCTGTTGTTCCAGCAGGCCCAAGCTCAGCTCCTGGCTGCGGCCGTGCagcagtcagccagccagcagAACAGCACCACTGGGGCGAGCATCTCGGCCTCCGCAGCCACACCCATCACCCAGCTGTCCCTGTCGCAGCCCATCCACATCACCCAA CTACAGCAGCAGAATCTGCCTCAGTTTGTTCTGCTCCAGCCTGGCCACCCGATCACCACACCCCATCAGTTCATCATCTCACAGCAACCACAGGCCCAACCAG CCTTTCACTCTGTGGGCATATTGCAAGCCCTTCTAAATCAACTACCTCCAAACCAAGCTAACCTCCAGGCGACTCAACCAAACATCACCCTTGCAACTCAG CCTGCAACTCCACCAGCAGCCACACCCATTCAGCCCCTCCACAATCAGACACCACCCAAACGGTTGGATACGCCTACTCTGGAGGAGCCGAGTgatctggaggagctggagcagttCGCCAAGACCTTCAAACAGAGACGTATTAAACTAGGCTTCACACAG ggTGATGTTGGCCTGGCCATGGGGAAGCTGTACGGAAATGACTTCAGCCAAACTACCATCTCTCGCTTTGAGGCCTTGAACCTGAGCTTTAAGAACATGTGCAAACTCAAGCCATTGCTGGAGAAGTGGCTCAATGACGCAG TTTGTGCAGAGAACCTGACATCTGACCAGGCCCTGTCCAGCCCCAGTGCGCTGGGGTCCCCAGGCATGGGCTTAGAGGGGCACGGGAATAACCGCAGACGGAAGAAGAGGACCAGTATTGAGACCAACATTCGAGTGGCCTTAGAAAAGAGCTTTCTGGAG CAGAACCAAAAACCTACCTCTGAAGAGATCACCATGATCGCCGACCAGCTCAACATGGAGAAGGAGGTGATCCGGGTCTGGTTCTGCAATCGCCggcaaaaagagaagaggatcaACCCCCCCAGCAGCGGAGGATGCAGCACCCCCATCAAAACCATATTTACCCCCAGTAGCCCATTG GTGGCCAACACAGCAAGCCTTGTGAACAGTTCAACTATTAACACACCCACCACGCTGACTGTAAACTCAGTGATGCCTCTCACCAGCACCGGTGTCTCCAATTTGTCtttcacag GCACAACAGCTGGAGCCACAAACACGGCATCCGTCATCTCCACTTCACCTATGATCACCACAGCAACCAGCTCTCCGTCTTTAAGCCCGTCACCCACGACCATTCAGTCCACGACTACAGAGAGCAAGGCCGGCGCTCAGGCGCAGGCCATCTTGTCCCAGGCCGCGACATCCATAGCTACCACTTTAGGGAGTGGTCAGGTGATGGTGGTGTCCCCGGGGGTGGCCGCAGCGTTGCAGGGGGCCCAGTTACCGGCCGGTGCGAGCTTTGCTGCTATGGCCGCTGCTGCAGGGCTCAACCCAGGACTGATGGCCTCCTCCCAGTTCCCTCCAGG TCTGACTCCTGGCGGCCTTGGCAGTGCGCTGAGTCCTGCCTTCTTGAGCAACAGCACCCTGGCCACCATTCAAG CTCTGGCGTCGAACGGCACAATCCCCATCTCTTCTCTGGACGGCAGTAACCTGCTGTTCGCCAACACCTCCGGCGGCAACGCGCCCAACATGGTGACCTTCCTGAACCCCCAGAACCTGTCGCTGCTCAACAACCCCGTCAGCCTGGTGTCCACTGGGGCGGGGCTGCAGGTCGACGCTCACCACCAGTCCGTGCAGGCCTCGACCATTCCCACTGCCTCCAAGGCTCAGTGA
- the pou2f1b gene encoding POU domain, class 2, transcription factor 1b isoform X18, with the protein MADGGAASQDESSGPGIQTNGLDFQRQTVPAITNAHAQALLQQLTLTPVHQQLLFQQAQAQLLAAAVQQSASQQNSTTGASISASAATPITQLSLSQPIHITQLQQQNLPQFVLLQPGHPITTPHQFIISQQPQAQPAFHSVGILQALLNQLPPNQANLQATQPNITLATQPATPPAATPIQPLHNQTPPKRLDTPTLEEPSDLEELEQFAKTFKQRRIKLGFTQGDVGLAMGKLYGNDFSQTTISRFEALNLSFKNMCKLKPLLEKWLNDAVCAENLTSDQALSSPSALGSPGMGLEGHGNNRRRKKRTSIETNIRVALEKSFLEQNQKPTSEEITMIADQLNMEKEVIRVWFCNRRQKEKRINPPSSGGCSTPIKTIFTPSSPLVANTASLVNSSTINTPTTLTVNSVMPLTSTGVSNLSFTGTTAGATNTASVISTSPMITTATSSPSLSPSPTTIQSTTTESKAGAQAQAILSQAATSIATTLGSGQVMVVSPGVAAALQGAQLPAGASFAAMAAAAGLNPGLMASSQFPPGLTPGGLGSALSPAFLSNSTLATIQALASNGTIPISSLDGSNLLFANTSGGNAPNMVTFLNPQNLSLLNNPVSLVSTGAGLQVDAHHQSVQASTIPTASKAQ; encoded by the exons GAATCCAAACCAATGGACTGGACTTTCAGAGGCAGACGGTGCCTGCAATCACAAATGCACACGCACAAGCCCTCCTCCAACAG TTGACTCTGACCCCGGTGCACCAGCAGCTGTTGTTCCAGCAGGCCCAAGCTCAGCTCCTGGCTGCGGCCGTGCagcagtcagccagccagcagAACAGCACCACTGGGGCGAGCATCTCGGCCTCCGCAGCCACACCCATCACCCAGCTGTCCCTGTCGCAGCCCATCCACATCACCCAA CTACAGCAGCAGAATCTGCCTCAGTTTGTTCTGCTCCAGCCTGGCCACCCGATCACCACACCCCATCAGTTCATCATCTCACAGCAACCACAGGCCCAACCAG CCTTTCACTCTGTGGGCATATTGCAAGCCCTTCTAAATCAACTACCTCCAAACCAAGCTAACCTCCAGGCGACTCAACCAAACATCACCCTTGCAACTCAG CCTGCAACTCCACCAGCAGCCACACCCATTCAGCCCCTCCACAATCAGACACCACCCAAACGGTTGGATACGCCTACTCTGGAGGAGCCGAGTgatctggaggagctggagcagttCGCCAAGACCTTCAAACAGAGACGTATTAAACTAGGCTTCACACAG ggTGATGTTGGCCTGGCCATGGGGAAGCTGTACGGAAATGACTTCAGCCAAACTACCATCTCTCGCTTTGAGGCCTTGAACCTGAGCTTTAAGAACATGTGCAAACTCAAGCCATTGCTGGAGAAGTGGCTCAATGACGCAG TTTGTGCAGAGAACCTGACATCTGACCAGGCCCTGTCCAGCCCCAGTGCGCTGGGGTCCCCAGGCATGGGCTTAGAGGGGCACGGGAATAACCGCAGACGGAAGAAGAGGACCAGTATTGAGACCAACATTCGAGTGGCCTTAGAAAAGAGCTTTCTGGAG CAGAACCAAAAACCTACCTCTGAAGAGATCACCATGATCGCCGACCAGCTCAACATGGAGAAGGAGGTGATCCGGGTCTGGTTCTGCAATCGCCggcaaaaagagaagaggatcaACCCCCCCAGCAGCGGAGGATGCAGCACCCCCATCAAAACCATATTTACCCCCAGTAGCCCATTG GTGGCCAACACAGCAAGCCTTGTGAACAGTTCAACTATTAACACACCCACCACGCTGACTGTAAACTCAGTGATGCCTCTCACCAGCACCGGTGTCTCCAATTTGTCtttcacag GCACAACAGCTGGAGCCACAAACACGGCATCCGTCATCTCCACTTCACCTATGATCACCACAGCAACCAGCTCTCCGTCTTTAAGCCCGTCACCCACGACCATTCAGTCCACGACTACAGAGAGCAAGGCCGGCGCTCAGGCGCAGGCCATCTTGTCCCAGGCCGCGACATCCATAGCTACCACTTTAGGGAGTGGTCAGGTGATGGTGGTGTCCCCGGGGGTGGCCGCAGCGTTGCAGGGGGCCCAGTTACCGGCCGGTGCGAGCTTTGCTGCTATGGCCGCTGCTGCAGGGCTCAACCCAGGACTGATGGCCTCCTCCCAGTTCCCTCCAGG TCTGACTCCTGGCGGCCTTGGCAGTGCGCTGAGTCCTGCCTTCTTGAGCAACAGCACCCTGGCCACCATTCAAG CTCTGGCGTCGAACGGCACAATCCCCATCTCTTCTCTGGACGGCAGTAACCTGCTGTTCGCCAACACCTCCGGCGGCAACGCGCCCAACATGGTGACCTTCCTGAACCCCCAGAACCTGTCGCTGCTCAACAACCCCGTCAGCCTGGTGTCCACTGGGGCGGGGCTGCAGGTCGACGCTCACCACCAGTCCGTGCAGGCCTCGACCATTCCCACTGCCTCCAAGGCTCAGTGA
- the pou2f1b gene encoding POU domain, class 2, transcription factor 1b isoform X11, whose translation MHTGAFERDAKVNNQSETTKCAMESGDGNTGIQTNGLDFQRQTVPAITNAHAQALLQQSKSEDSSALPTSVQQSVLPQTQLMLAGGQIAGLTLTPVHQQLLFQQAQAQLLAAAVQQSASQQNSTTGASISASAATPITQLSLSQPIHITQLQQQNLPQFVLLQPGHPITTPHQFIISQQPQAQPAFHSVGILQALLNQLPPNQANLQATQPNITLATQPATPPAATPIQPLHNQTPPKRLDTPTLEEPSDLEELEQFAKTFKQRRIKLGFTQGDVGLAMGKLYGNDFSQTTISRFEALNLSFKNMCKLKPLLEKWLNDAVCAENLTSDQALSSPSALGSPGMGLEGHGNNRRRKKRTSIETNIRVALEKSFLEQNQKPTSEEITMIADQLNMEKEVIRVWFCNRRQKEKRINPPSSGGCSTPIKTIFTPSSPLVANTASLVNSSTINTPTTLTVNSVMPLTSTGVSNLSFTGTTAGATNTASVISTSPMITTATSSPSLSPSPTTIQSTTTESKAGAQAQAILSQAATSIATTLGSGQVMVVSPGVAAALQGAQLPAGASFAAMAAAAGLNPGLMASSQFPPGLTPGGLGSALSPAFLSNSTLATIQALASNGTIPISSLDGSNLLFANTSGGNAPNMVTFLNPQNLSLLNNPVSLVSTGAGLQVDAHHQSVQASTIPTASKAQ comes from the exons ATGCTAAAGTGAATAATCAGTCAGAAACTACTAAATGTGCAATGGAAAGTGGTGACGGGAACACCG GAATCCAAACCAATGGACTGGACTTTCAGAGGCAGACGGTGCCTGCAATCACAAATGCACACGCACAAGCCCTCCTCCAACAG TCTAAGTCGGAAGATTCGAGTGCTCTCCCGACCTCCGTCCAGCAGAGCGTATTGCCTCAAACACAGCTAATGTTGGCTGGGGGACAGATTGCTGGA TTGACTCTGACCCCGGTGCACCAGCAGCTGTTGTTCCAGCAGGCCCAAGCTCAGCTCCTGGCTGCGGCCGTGCagcagtcagccagccagcagAACAGCACCACTGGGGCGAGCATCTCGGCCTCCGCAGCCACACCCATCACCCAGCTGTCCCTGTCGCAGCCCATCCACATCACCCAA CTACAGCAGCAGAATCTGCCTCAGTTTGTTCTGCTCCAGCCTGGCCACCCGATCACCACACCCCATCAGTTCATCATCTCACAGCAACCACAGGCCCAACCAG CCTTTCACTCTGTGGGCATATTGCAAGCCCTTCTAAATCAACTACCTCCAAACCAAGCTAACCTCCAGGCGACTCAACCAAACATCACCCTTGCAACTCAG CCTGCAACTCCACCAGCAGCCACACCCATTCAGCCCCTCCACAATCAGACACCACCCAAACGGTTGGATACGCCTACTCTGGAGGAGCCGAGTgatctggaggagctggagcagttCGCCAAGACCTTCAAACAGAGACGTATTAAACTAGGCTTCACACAG ggTGATGTTGGCCTGGCCATGGGGAAGCTGTACGGAAATGACTTCAGCCAAACTACCATCTCTCGCTTTGAGGCCTTGAACCTGAGCTTTAAGAACATGTGCAAACTCAAGCCATTGCTGGAGAAGTGGCTCAATGACGCAG TTTGTGCAGAGAACCTGACATCTGACCAGGCCCTGTCCAGCCCCAGTGCGCTGGGGTCCCCAGGCATGGGCTTAGAGGGGCACGGGAATAACCGCAGACGGAAGAAGAGGACCAGTATTGAGACCAACATTCGAGTGGCCTTAGAAAAGAGCTTTCTGGAG CAGAACCAAAAACCTACCTCTGAAGAGATCACCATGATCGCCGACCAGCTCAACATGGAGAAGGAGGTGATCCGGGTCTGGTTCTGCAATCGCCggcaaaaagagaagaggatcaACCCCCCCAGCAGCGGAGGATGCAGCACCCCCATCAAAACCATATTTACCCCCAGTAGCCCATTG GTGGCCAACACAGCAAGCCTTGTGAACAGTTCAACTATTAACACACCCACCACGCTGACTGTAAACTCAGTGATGCCTCTCACCAGCACCGGTGTCTCCAATTTGTCtttcacag GCACAACAGCTGGAGCCACAAACACGGCATCCGTCATCTCCACTTCACCTATGATCACCACAGCAACCAGCTCTCCGTCTTTAAGCCCGTCACCCACGACCATTCAGTCCACGACTACAGAGAGCAAGGCCGGCGCTCAGGCGCAGGCCATCTTGTCCCAGGCCGCGACATCCATAGCTACCACTTTAGGGAGTGGTCAGGTGATGGTGGTGTCCCCGGGGGTGGCCGCAGCGTTGCAGGGGGCCCAGTTACCGGCCGGTGCGAGCTTTGCTGCTATGGCCGCTGCTGCAGGGCTCAACCCAGGACTGATGGCCTCCTCCCAGTTCCCTCCAGG TCTGACTCCTGGCGGCCTTGGCAGTGCGCTGAGTCCTGCCTTCTTGAGCAACAGCACCCTGGCCACCATTCAAG CTCTGGCGTCGAACGGCACAATCCCCATCTCTTCTCTGGACGGCAGTAACCTGCTGTTCGCCAACACCTCCGGCGGCAACGCGCCCAACATGGTGACCTTCCTGAACCCCCAGAACCTGTCGCTGCTCAACAACCCCGTCAGCCTGGTGTCCACTGGGGCGGGGCTGCAGGTCGACGCTCACCACCAGTCCGTGCAGGCCTCGACCATTCCCACTGCCTCCAAGGCTCAGTGA